The genomic region GCTCCAACTGGCCGAGGCACGTGACTGGCTCCTCGCGGAGTCGGGCGCGGTGCTGGCGTCGTCGCTCGACGACGAGACGACGCTGCGGAACATGGCGAAGCTGGTGGTGCCCACGTTCGCGGACTGGTGCCTCGTCGACGTGGCGGAGCCGGATGGGACGTTCCGGCGGCTGGAGGCGGCGCACTTCCGGCTCGAGGACGACGCGCTGGCCGAGGACATCCTCCGCTTCGGATTGCAGCCCAGCGGCAATCCGGGGCATCCCCCCACGGGCGCCTTGCTGAAGGCGGAGACGGTCCACGTCGAGCTTTTGACCCGGGAGCGCATTCACGAGCTCGCGCACGACGCGGAACACGCCCGGGTGCTGGAAGCGATAGGGCCCGTCTCCTACATCTCCGTGCCATTGATTGCGCGCGGACAGGTGTTGGGGGTGCTCAGCTTCATCCACGCCCACTCCGGCCGGCATTACTCGACGTCAGACCTGGCGTTCGCCAAGGAGCTGGCACACCGGGCCGCGCTCTCCCTGGAGAATGCCCGGCTCTATGCGGAGGCTCGGGAGGCCATCCGTCTGCGCGATGAGTTCATGTCCATTGCCAGCCACGAGCTGAAGACGCCGCTCACCCCGCTGAGCCTGAAGCTCCAGGCGCTCTCGCGCGAGCTGGCCCGCCACCCGGGCCCGGTTCCTCGCGACCTGGTGGAGAGCTACGTGGCGGTGGGCGCACGGCAGGTGCAGAAGCTGGCGGAGCTGGTGGGCGACCTGCTCGACGTGTCGCGCATCTCCGCGGGGCGGCTCTCGCTGGAGCTAGAGGAACTGGAGCTGGGGTCGCTCGTCCGGGACGTCGTCACCCGGTATGAACCCCAGGCCGCGCGCACCGGCTCCTCCTTGCAATTGGAGGCCGGAGACTTCGACATCCTGGGCCGGTGGGACCGGCTGCGGCTGGAGCAGGTCATCACCAACCTGGTGGACAACGCCGTGAAGTACGGCAACGGCAGGCCCATCCACGTGCGCCTGGAGCCACATGACGGCGGAGCGAAGCTGACGGTGCGGGATGAGGGCATCGGCATCGAGCCCCAGCATCTGCCCCGCCTCTTCGGCCGCTTCGAACGCGCCGTGTCCGAACGCAACTACGGTGGCCTGGGCCTGGGCCTGTACATCACCCGCACGCTGGTGGAGGCCATGGGCGGCCGGGTCCACGTGGAGAGCAGGCTGGGGCGAGGCTCCACCTTCACCGTGGAGCTGCCCAGCCACCTGGGCGCGGAGCAGGCCCGTCAGGCCCCCTGACGGTCGTTTCCAGACGCGAAGGTCATGCGCGGCCGGGAGTCTCCAGTTAGAGGGGCGTCACCACGAGGAAGGAGCGAGGGACATGGAGACTCGGAAGCTGGGAAGGCAGGGCCCCACCGTTTCGGCGCTGGGCCTGGGCTGCATGGGGATGTCCGACTTCTACGCGGGCAGGGATGACGCGGAGTCGGAGGCCACGCTGCTGCACGCGCTGGAGCGGGGCATCACCTTCTTCGACACCGCCGACATGTACGGGTCGGGCGCCAACGAGACGTTGGTGGGCCGGGTGCTCAAGCCGCACCGGGCGAACATCGTGCTGGCGACGAAGTTCGGCATCGTCCGCGACCCCACGGACCCGCAGAAGCGCGGCATCAACGGACGGCCGGAGTACGTGAGGCAAGCTTGCGAGGCCAGCCTGCGCCGGCTGGGCGTGGATGTCATCGACCTGTACTACCTGCACCGGTTGGACACGCAGACGCCCATCGAGGACACGGTGGGCGCCATGGCGGAGCTGGTGCGCGAGGGCAAGGTGCGCTTCCTCGGCCTGTCGGAGGTGGACGCGGACACGCTGCGCCGGGCCTCGAAGGTACATCCCATCACCGCGCTCCAGAGCGAGTACTCCCTGTGGAGCCGTGAGCCGGAAGACGGCGTGCTCCAGGCGTGCCGCGAGCTGGGCGTGGGCTTCGTTCCCTACAGCCCGCTGGGACGCGGCTTCCTCACGGGGCAAATCAAACGCTTCGAGGACCTGGCGCAGGACGACTACCGCCGCTTCTCGCCCCGCTTCCAGGGGGAGAACTTCACGCGCAACCTGGAGCTCGTCGGCCACATCGAGCGGCTGGCGAAGGAGAAGGGATGCACTCCGGCGCAGCTCGCGCTCGCGTGGGTACTGGCACAGGGGAAGGACCTGGTGCCCATCCCCGGCACCAAGCGCCGCAAGTACCTGGACGAGAACCTCGGCGCGCTGGAGGTGACGCTCACGGACCAGGACGTGGCCGCCATCAACGCCGTCGCGCCTCCGGGCGTCGCCGCGGGTGGGCGCTATCCGCCGTCCATGCAGTCCTCGCTGCCCAAGGCGTCCCAGCCGCGCGGCCAGTGAGCTGAAGCGAGGCTGAGGGGTGCCCCCTTCAGCTTCGAATACGAGGAAGCTGGGCGTGCGGCTGCCATGCGCCGTCGCCGCCCAGACAGTAACGGCAGGTGGCCAGCGGCGTCTCCCGTTCGAGGTAGCCGAGCATCTGGCCCAGCAGGTCCGGCGTATCGAGCGGCACGCCGTCGACCTCGCCCAGCGCGGGCATCTCCGGGTACGTGCCGCCGAGCACCGTCGCCACGTGCGGCGGACGCGTGCAGGCGTAGAAGCGGCCCGCGTGGACCAGGTGACAGCGGACCTTCAACCAGCAACGCGCGTGGATGCCTCGCACGGCGTCTTCGGAGTCGTGCGGCGCCTCCGGCGTGAGTTGCTGGAAGGCGTCGATTCGCTTCACCGTGAGGAAGACGCCGTGCTGGTCGCAGCGCTCGGTGATGCGGGCGATGGAGCGCTCCGGCAGCGGCGCGGAGGTGTAGACGGACAGGGTCATCCGGTCCAGGCGCTCGTAGACCGCATCGGGGGCGCTCTGCGCGAGGAAGCCGTTGGTGGTGACGGACACCTGCGGGGAGATGCCCGAGGCGCGCACGGCATCCAGCACCGCGGGCAGGTCGGGGTGGAGGAAGGGCTCGCCGCCGGTGAGCTTGAAGACGTTGGGCCGGAGGGCTCGGGCCAGCTGGCGCAAGTCATGGCCCAGGGCAGCCGGGTCCACGGACCAGGCAGGCAGGTGCGGCGACAGCGGGCAGCACTGCACGCAGCGCAGGTTGCAGTGCGTGGCGACATGCGTCTCCAGGGACCAGGTGAGGATGCGTCCGTCTTGGAGCTCGTAGCGCACGGCGGGACTATACGAGGTTGCCCGGGGCCCCTGCCGCTTGTCACAGTACCCGCGTGTCTCACGCTTCCGGCGGAATGCTCGCCACCCTGCCCCGCTACCAGTCATCGGCGCGCCTGGCGCCGTCTGTGTGGCGGCTGAATCCCTCGGGGCTGGCACCAGAGGCCGTCGCTGCATTCCTGCGGCATGCGCTGCCTCCCGACGGCAGCGTGTTCCAGGGCGTGCGCCAGGTTCCGGGCGGATTGCCTCGTGTGCGTCGGAGCGAGGGGACTCCGGAGACGCGTGAGGATGAAGACAGGCTGGCGGAACGGCTCGTGGCCGCGCTGGCGGACAGCGTGGGCAAACACCTGGCGGCGGGCGCGGTGGACGTCAGCCTGAGCGGCGGCGTGGACAGCGCCGCGTTGTGCGCCCTGGCCGCGCGGCAGGCGCCCGGGCGCGTGCGCGCCTGGACCATGGATGTCCACTTCGCGGATGCCACGGAGCGACGGAATGCCCGGACGGTGGCGAACACGGCCGGAGTCGAGTTGGTCGACGTGTCCGTTCCAGACGCGGTGCTACCAGAGCTGTTCGAGCCCGCCGTCCTGAGTCAGGAGACGGCCATCCTCAACGCCCGCGCCGTGGCCAGCCATGCCTTCTACGCGGAGGCCCGAAGGCAGGGCGCCTCCACGTTGCTGAGCGGCGCGGGCGCGGATGAGGTGCTCATGGGCAACCCGGCGGCGCTCGCGGGTGCGGCGGCCCGTGTGACGGAGGACCGGCGCCTCGTGCATGAGGTGCTGCACCCAGGGCCTGTGGACAACTTGGGGGTGGATCAGCGGGTACTTCGCCTTCCGTGGGACGCGGAGCTGGCTTCCGGTGTTGAGGATCACCCCGAAGAGGTCCGCTACGCGGCCTGGGTGCTGTGGGAGCTGGTGCTGCCTCCCGAGCTCCGGAGCGCGGGCGCACATGGCGTGAACGTGTGCACGCCCTACCTGGACGCGGACTTCGCGGACGTGGCGCTGGGACTCCCCTTGGGCGTGCTCGCGCGGCACGGGGCCGGCAAGTGGCTCTTCCGGCATGCGGTGCGCTCGCTGGTGCCGGATGAGGTCCGGTGGGCCCGGAAGACACCGCGCTATGCGCACACCGCGCTCTCCAGCCCCGTCCGCGCGCGTTGGCTGGAGCTGTACCGGGAATGGCTCACACCGGCCCGGCTGGCGCCGTTGGAGTGCGTCGACGCGGGCGCGACCCGGGCGCTGCTGGAGCGCTACGCACGTCTGGCCGCCGACGCTCCCGAGGCGAGTGCCATGGACCGGCTGTTGATGCGGTTGTGCTCCCTCGTCATGCTCCACGCCCACGC from Myxococcus virescens harbors:
- a CDS encoding radical SAM protein, translated to MRYELQDGRILTWSLETHVATHCNLRCVQCCPLSPHLPAWSVDPAALGHDLRQLARALRPNVFKLTGGEPFLHPDLPAVLDAVRASGISPQVSVTTNGFLAQSAPDAVYERLDRMTLSVYTSAPLPERSIARITERCDQHGVFLTVKRIDAFQQLTPEAPHDSEDAVRGIHARCWLKVRCHLVHAGRFYACTRPPHVATVLGGTYPEMPALGEVDGVPLDTPDLLGQMLGYLERETPLATCRYCLGGDGAWQPHAQLPRIRS
- a CDS encoding aldo/keto reductase, with translation METRKLGRQGPTVSALGLGCMGMSDFYAGRDDAESEATLLHALERGITFFDTADMYGSGANETLVGRVLKPHRANIVLATKFGIVRDPTDPQKRGINGRPEYVRQACEASLRRLGVDVIDLYYLHRLDTQTPIEDTVGAMAELVREGKVRFLGLSEVDADTLRRASKVHPITALQSEYSLWSREPEDGVLQACRELGVGFVPYSPLGRGFLTGQIKRFEDLAQDDYRRFSPRFQGENFTRNLELVGHIERLAKEKGCTPAQLALAWVLAQGKDLVPIPGTKRRKYLDENLGALEVTLTDQDVAAINAVAPPGVAAGGRYPPSMQSSLPKASQPRGQ
- a CDS encoding ATP-binding protein, translated to MHARPERHHPLWASRAGRYGVALLAFVAAWLIQTCVASFIPATPFLFFFGAVMVSGWWGGWGPALATTLLSVVVVDFYFLEPLLTLMPGTGGAVSLAVFVVLALLMTKLNVMLRKANAERAQLLERERAARNEAEAGQAQLHALFRDAPAGIILMHGPRHIYSFSNTMNNTLMGTDTLVGQEASKALPWAESRGFITLLDEVYRTGVPFTGNAVPFPRKPPNDEIQETYLNIVYQPTRNEQGEVDGIAGFGFDVTDLVRARQRAEALTHELQLAEARDWLLAESGAVLASSLDDETTLRNMAKLVVPTFADWCLVDVAEPDGTFRRLEAAHFRLEDDALAEDILRFGLQPSGNPGHPPTGALLKAETVHVELLTRERIHELAHDAEHARVLEAIGPVSYISVPLIARGQVLGVLSFIHAHSGRHYSTSDLAFAKELAHRAALSLENARLYAEAREAIRLRDEFMSIASHELKTPLTPLSLKLQALSRELARHPGPVPRDLVESYVAVGARQVQKLAELVGDLLDVSRISAGRLSLELEELELGSLVRDVVTRYEPQAARTGSSLQLEAGDFDILGRWDRLRLEQVITNLVDNAVKYGNGRPIHVRLEPHDGGAKLTVRDEGIGIEPQHLPRLFGRFERAVSERNYGGLGLGLYITRTLVEAMGGRVHVESRLGRGSTFTVELPSHLGAEQARQAP
- a CDS encoding asparagine synthase C-terminal domain-containing protein; translation: MLATLPRYQSSARLAPSVWRLNPSGLAPEAVAAFLRHALPPDGSVFQGVRQVPGGLPRVRRSEGTPETREDEDRLAERLVAALADSVGKHLAAGAVDVSLSGGVDSAALCALAARQAPGRVRAWTMDVHFADATERRNARTVANTAGVELVDVSVPDAVLPELFEPAVLSQETAILNARAVASHAFYAEARRQGASTLLSGAGADEVLMGNPAALAGAAARVTEDRRLVHEVLHPGPVDNLGVDQRVLRLPWDAELASGVEDHPEEVRYAAWVLWELVLPPELRSAGAHGVNVCTPYLDADFADVALGLPLGVLARHGAGKWLFRHAVRSLVPDEVRWARKTPRYAHTALSSPVRARWLELYREWLTPARLAPLECVDAGATRALLERYARLAADAPEASAMDRLLMRLCSLVMLHAHASARPPCPES